Part of the Elusimicrobiota bacterium genome, ATTTGTCACCTGGCTCCTATGGGAACCTCTCGGCCTCCCAACTCAGGATAGCTACGAGTCTTCCTGGCCTTTAACTCGACGGGTCTTTCACCCGCTGGTTCGCGACAGCTTTCTGGGCGCGCCATGGGCGGATTATTGCAAATGGCTTCTCTCCGGGGAAACCATCCCCTCAAAGGTCCAACGCATTACCCGGAAATATTCAGTTGATTCGTGCCTAAAGAACCAGAACAAGGAGCTGTCGCCCCGGCATGTCGTTTGGCCGGGGCCCAGGTTCTACCTCCGGAACACCTGGGCCCCGGCCAAGAAACGTGCCGGGGCGACAGCGCCTTGTGTGGTATTAGTAAGAATCAACTGAATATTTCCGGTTTATGATCCGACGTACTAAAAGTGACAGGTTGGGGGACGGCGTGGCCGGACCGCTTCAAAGGCGGCGATGCCCACGGCCGTAGACAAGTTAAGCGACCGGATGGGTCCCGTGGTGGGGATTCGCACCAAAGAGTTTTTGTAGCGCTCATAAAAGGACGGTGGAAACCCCCGACTTTCTGAACCGAAGACCAGATAACAAGGGAACTGAAATGAAACTTCCCACAGGGATTGAGTTCCATGCGTGGAGAAAAAGGTTAGAGAAGCCGTGGGTTCAATGGAAGCAAGAAAACTTTCCCATCGATCGTGACGTTTGAGTTTAAGTTTCGGCCAATAATCAAGACCCGCGCGCTTCAGGTCTTTTTCATCCAGAGAGAAACCCAATTGGCCGACCAGATGAAGCGTGGCGTCAAGGCCCACGCAGGTTCGGCCGATGTTTCCTGTGTTTTGTGGAATTTCCGGCTCGATCAGAACAATGTTGAGTGAATGGCTTGACTTCATGAACCGATTCCACCAAAATCACGCATAACAATGGAAGCCGAAGACCAATATCAATTGGGTGTGGACCTCAAAAAAAAAGGTCAAATCGACGCGGCGCTGACGGCTTTTAGGCGAGCCGTGATTGCCGATCCGAACCATTTCCTCTCTCATCTCGAAATCGGGGGCTTGTTCCGAGAAAAAGCCAAAACCGACCCCATGTTTTTTCGCCATGCCTTTGAAGCCTTCCAAAAAGCCGCTCGGCTCAACCCGATACACGAACAAGCCCATACGTATTACATCATGCTCGGGCAAAAAACCGGCCATCTTGATTCTCTCTTAGAGGAATACAAAGCCCTCGTGAAAAAATTCCCCGATAACGCGCTCCTCGAGCAATGCCTCAAAAACATCATGACCTTGACTCTCGCCTCGATTCCCATCAACGTGAATCTCCAAGAAGGTCATAGCGGAAGTTTGAAGAAATTCGTTCTCATCTTCTCGGTTTTGGTATTGGCGATGGGCCTTTTGTTGATGGTGGTTCCCCCCCTCTTGCTCAAAAAGGGAAAAATCAAAAAGGAACAGGTGAGCGGACTCCTGCGAGCGGGTCTTCTCATGGAAGCGGCGGCCGTCGGCGGGTTTATTTTCAAATCAAAACTTAATTGATTTCTTTGAGAGGAATGACGGTGACCTCTCCCAACTCACGCAAGGAACCGTCCAATCTTTTTTCGTCTCCCACCACCAGGACCTTCATGGTATCTTTTGAATAAAAGCGTTTGGCGGTTTTACCGAGTTCTTCTTTTGTGACCGCGGCCAGACGCGCCGTGTAGGTGTCCAAATAATCCGGCGTATATCCGTAGAATTCATTGGTGGCCCGCGCGTCGACAATTTCCCATTTGGAGTCAAAGCCAAAAACAAAAGAATTGATGAGAGAATCTTTTGCCAACTTTATTTCCTCATCATAGAGGGGACCCGTCGTAAATTTATCAAGCTCCGCCAAAATGGAACGGACCGCTTTCAGCGTGGACTCTGATTTGGTCAGACAAGCCACGCCCAAAAGGCCCGGCCCCGCGGGTTCTTGAACGAAACTGCCCACCATGTAGGCCAAGCCCTGGCGTGACCGGATTTCGCCGAACAACCGGGAGGGCCCCCCTCCTCCCAAAATGGCATCGGTGAGACGCAGCGCGAAATGGTGCGGGTTGTGCCGACCTGGCGCGAGCCGCGCAATGGTAATGCGAGATTGATTGGCTTCCTTGGGCACAAAAAACAGGGTTCCGGTGGAAGCCGCGGTGACAGAATAATCATAGGAAGGAACAA contains:
- the trmL_2 gene encoding tRNA (cytidine(34)-2'-O)-methyltransferase; translation: MKSSHSLNIVLIEPEIPQNTGNIGRTCVGLDATLHLVGQLGFSLDEKDLKRAGLDYWPKLKLKRHDRWESFLASIEPTASLTFFSTHGTQSLWEVSFQFPCYLVFGSESRGFPPSFYERYKNSLVRIPTTGPIRSLNLSTAVGIAAFEAVRPRRPPTCHF